One window of the Anomalospiza imberbis isolate Cuckoo-Finch-1a 21T00152 chromosome 24, ASM3175350v1, whole genome shotgun sequence genome contains the following:
- the IGSF9B gene encoding protein turtle homolog B isoform X2: MIWYVAALVASVLGARGLPVQGALGSREEPEFVTARAGESVILGCDVIHPLTGQPPPYVVEWFKFGVPIPIFIKFGFYPPHVDPEYAGRASLHDKASLRIEQVRSEDQGWYECKVLMLDQQYDTFHNGSWVHLTVNAPPTFTETPPQYVEAKEGSSVTLTCMAFGNPKPIVTWLREGDLLGANGKYQVSDGSLTVLSVSREDRGAYTCRAYSIQGEAVHTTRLLVQGPPFIVSPPENITVNISQDALFTCQAEAYPGNLTYLWYWEEENVYFKNDLKLRVRILIDGTLIIFRVKPEDAGKYTCIPSNSLGRSPSASAYLTVQYPARVVNMPPIIYVPIGIHGYIRCPVEAEPPVTLVKWNKDGRPLRIEKYSGWNLLEDGSIRIEEATEDALGTYTCVPYNALGTMGQSPPARLVLKDPPYFTVLPGWEYRQEAGRELLIPCAAAGDPFPIIAWRKVLSETGEPSALPRPERPDPLPVAGGVPWAAQVGKPSRSKHNTLPGGTLQIRSLGKDDHGEWECVATNIVASITASTHLTVVGTSPHAPTSVHVVAAMTSANVSWEPGYDGGYEQTFSVWYGPLMKRAQFGPHDWLSLPVPAGSSWLLVDTLEPETAYQFSVLAQNKLGTSSFSEVVTVNTLAFPVTTPEPLVLVTPPRCLTANRTQQGVLLSWLPPANHSFPIDRYIMEFRVAEKWEILDDGIPGSESEFFAKDLSQDTWYEFRVLAVMQDLISEPSNVAGVSSTDVFPQPDLTDEGLARPVLAGIVATICFLAAAILFSTLAACFVNKQRKRKLKRKKDPPLSITHCRKSLESPLSSGKVSPESIRTLRPPSESSDDQGPQAKRMLSPTKEKELSLYKKTKRAISSKKYSVSKAEAEAEATTPIELISRGPDGRFVMDPAEMEPSLKTRRIEGFPFVEETDMYPEFRQSDEENDDPVVPTSVTALKAQLTPLSSSQESYLQPPAYSPRFHRALEGPGTLQATGQARPPAPRAFHHQFYGYLSSSSPGEVDPPPFYMPEVSPLSSVMSSPPLPPEGPFGHPTIPEENGENASNSTLPLAQTPTGGRSPEPWGRAEFPFGSLELAPAPFPHQLQPCEAAEGSQPTGCLPRGPPPSSLQVVPASYSGILPLEAPKSWTGKSPGRGQSSVPTTTKWQDKPMQPMGCQGQLRHTSQGMGIPVLPYHEPSEPVGPSGTSTFSLDTRWYEPQPRPRPSPRQVRRAEPSLHQVVLQPSRLSPLTQSPLSSRNSSPELTARARPRPGLIQQAEVSEITLQPPAAVSFSRKSTPSSTGSPAPSSRGDSPSFRPTTAFTPVGTGFSNSQGSSLPVETMDVFGDIPSPRRADEEILQPEPTSTTTVAATGKRPSPPGDAAAPERLEALKYQRIKKPKKSSKGSSKSRKQLNGSASQVQHPPSSQVLSPDEAVCLRKKKRHPRQDPFARLSALKDDLCHRQLPEDQTAILNSVDHDDTSGHATLL, from the exons ATGATTTGGTATGTGGCCGCTTTGGTAGCAAGTGTGCTCGGCGCCCGCGGGCTGCCCGTCCAAG GTGCCCTCGGCTCGAGGGAGGAGCCCGAGTTCGTGACCGCTCGCGCTGGCGAGAGCGTGATCCTGGGATGCGACGTGATCCACCCGCTCACGGGGCAGCCCCCTCCCTATGTCGTGGAGTGGTTCAAGTTCGgcgtccccatccccatcttcATCAAGTTTGGGTTTTACCCTCCCCATGTCGACCCAGAGTATGCCG GCCGGGCCAGCCTGCACGACAAAGCCTCCCTGCGCATTGAGCAGGTGCGCTCCGAGGACCAGGGCTGGTACGAGTGCAAAGTGCTCATGCTGGACCAGCAGTACGACACCTTCCACAACGGCAGCTGGGTCCACCTCACGGTCAATG ctccccccacGTTCACGGAGACCCCACCGCAGTACGTAGAGGCGAAGGAGGGCAGCAGCGTCACCCTGACCTGCATGGCGTTCGGGAACCCCAAGCCCATCGTCACCTGGCTCAGAGAGGGAGACCTTTTGGGTGCCAATGGCAAGTACCAG GTGAGCGACGGGAGCCTCACGGTGCTCTCGGTCAGCCGGGAGGACAGAGGTGCCTACACCTGCCGGGCCTACAGCATCCAGGGCGAGGCTGTGCACACCACACGCCTGCTCGTCCAAG GACCTCCCTTTATCGTTTCCCCTCCGGAGAACATCACAGTCAACATCTCCCAGGATGCGCTGTTCACCTGCCAGGCTGAGGCGTATCCTGGGAACCTCACCTACCTGTGGTACTGGGAGGAGGAGAACGTCTACTTCAAGAA TGACTTGAAGCTGAGGGTGCGGATCCTGATCGATGGGACGCTGATTATTTTCCGTGTCAAACCAGAGGATGCTGGAAAATACACCTGTATCCCCAGCAACAGCCTGGGCCGCTCGCCATCAGCCTCTGCCTACCTGACCGTGCAGT ATCCTGCCCGCGTGGTGAACATGCCCCCCATCATCTACGTTCCCATCGGGATCCACGGGTACATCCGCTGCCCGGTGGAGGCGGAGCCCCCGGTCACGCTGGTCAAGTGGAACAAGGACGGGCGTCCCCTGCGAATCGAGAAG tATTCTGGCTGGAACCTGCTGGAAGACGGGTCGATCCGGATCGAGGAGGCCACTGAAGATGCTCTCGGCACTTACACCTGTGTGCCTTATAACGCCCTGGGTACGATGGGCCAGTCTCCCCCTGCCCGACTGGTACTGAAG GACCCCCCCTATTTCACGGTGCTACCAGGCTGGGAGTACAgacaggaggcagggagggagctgttGATTCCTTGCGCTGCTGCCGGAGACCCCTTTCCCATCATCGCCTGGAGAAAG GTCCTCTCGGAAACGGGGGAACCGTCTGCCTTGCCACGACCGGAGAGACCAGATCCCCTGCCGGTGGCCGGCGGTGTCCCCTGGGCCGCGCAG GTAGGGAAGCCCAGCAGGAGCAAGCACAACACGCTGCCCGGCGGGACCCTGCAGATCCGCTCCCTCGGCAAGGACGACCACGGCGAGTGGGAGTGCGTCGCCACCAACATCGTCGCAAGCATTACTGCCAGCACCCACCTGACCGTCGTAG ggacaAGCCCTCACGCCCCGACCAGCGTGCACGTCGTGGCCGCCATGACCTCAGCCAACGTCTCCTGGGAGCCCGGCTATGACGGTGGATACGAGCAGACTTTCTCAGTTTGGTACGGCCCTCT GATGAAGAGAGCCCAGTTTGGACCCCATGACTGGCTGTCTCTCCCTGTGCCAGCTGGTTCCAGTTGGCTACTGGTGGATACCTTGGAACCAGAGACTGCCTACCAGTTCAGTGTCTTGGCTCAAAACAAGCTGGGCACCAGCTCCTTCAGTGAGGTGGTCACTGTGAACACTCTAG catTCCCTGTAACAACTCCAGAGCCTCTGGTGTTGGTTACCCCACCGAGGTGCCTAACAGCCAACCGGACACAGCAAGGCGTCCTCCTGTCGTGGCTCCCTCCCGCCAACCACAGCTTCCCCATCGACCGCTACATCATGGAATTCCGCGTGGCGGAGAAGTGGGAGATCCTGGATGATGGCATCCCGGGCTCCGAGAGCGAGTTCTTTGCCAAGGACTTGTCCCAG GACACCTGGTACGAGTTCCGTGTGCTGGCGGTCATGCAGGATCTCATCAGCGAACCCAGCAACGTCGCTGGCGTGTCCAGTACAG atgTTTTTCCTCAGCCTGACCTGACGGACGAGGGCCTAGCCCGCCCGGTGCTGGCTGGCATCGTTGCCACCATCTGCTTCCTGGCTGCTGCCATCCTCTTCAGCACACTCGCCGCCTGCTTCGTCAACAAGCAACGCAAACGCAAGCTCAAGCGCAAGAAAG ACCCTCCTCTCTCGATAACCCACTGCAGGAAGAGTTTGGAGTCCCC GTTGTCTTCCGGCAAGGTGAGTCCCGAGAGCATCCGCACGCTCCGTCCCCCCTCGGAGTCCTCTGACGACCAGGGCCCTCAGGCCAAGCGGATGCTGAGCCCCACCAAGGAGAAGGAGCTCTCCCTTTACAAGAAGACCAAACGAGCCATCAGCAGCAAGAAGTACAGCGTCTCCAAGGCGGAGGCTGAAGCTGAGGCCACCACTCCGATCGAGCTCATCAGCCGTGGGCCGGATGGGCGCTTCGTCATGGACCCGGCGGAGATGGAGCCCTCCCTGAAGACACGGCGGATCGAGGGCTTCCCCTTCGTGGAGGAGACGGACATGTACCCCGAGTTCAGGCAGTCGGACGAGGAGAATGACGACCCCGTTGTCCCCACCTCCGTGACCGCCCTGAAAGCCCAGCTCACCCCACTCTCCTCCAGCCAGGAGTCCTACCTTCAGCCACCAGCATACAGCCCCCGGTTCCACCGGGCGCTGGAGGGTCCCGGCACCCTGCAGGCCACCGGCCAGgcccgcccgccggccccccGGGCTTTCCACCACCAGTTTTACGGTtacctcagcagcagcagccccggggaGGTGGACCCGCCACCCTTCTACATGCCAGAAGTCAGCCCGCTGAGCTCGGTCATGTCCTCCCCACCACTGCCCCCCGAGGGGCCCTTCGGACACCCCACCATCCCCGAGGAGAACGGGGAGAATGCCTCCAACAGCACGCTGCCCCTGGCCCAGACCCCCACGGGGGGCCGGTCCCCCGAGCCCTGGGGTAGGGCTGAGTTCCCCTTCggcagcctggagctggcccccGCGCCGTTCCCccaccagctccagccctgcgaGGCGGCCGAGGGCTCCCAGCCCACGGGCTGCCTTCCTCGGGGGCCACCACCCTCCTCCCTCCAGGTGGTCCCTGCATCCTACTCGGGCATCCTGCCCCTGGAGGCACCAAAGAGTTGGACGGGCAAGTCACCGGGCAGGGGTCAATCCTCCGTGCCCACTACCACCAAGTGGCAGGACAAACCTATGCAACCCATGGGATGTCAAGGGCAGCTAAGACATACCAGCCAAGGTATGGGCATACCCGTGTTGCCTTACCACGAACCGTCCGAGCCCGTCGGCCCCAGCGGCACAAGCACATTCAGCCTGGACACCAGGTGGTACGAGCCCCAACCCCGACCTCGGCCCAGCCCTCGGCAGGTcaggagggctgagcccagTTTACATCAGGTGGTGCTACAACCTTCAAGGCTTTCTCCTCTGACCCAAAGTCCCCTGAGCTCCCGCAACAGCTCCCCGGAGCTGACTgcccgcgcccggccccgcccgggccTCATCCAGCAGGCGGAGGTGTCGGAGATCACGCTGCAGCCGCCCGCGGCCGTCAGCTTCTCCCGCAAATCCACGCCATCCTCCACGGGATCTCCGGCGCCAAGCAGCCgcggggacagccccagcttcCGACCGACCACCGCCTTCACCCCCGTGGGCACCGGCTTCTCCAACTCCCAGGGCTCCTCCCTGCCCGTGGAAACCATGGATGTTTTCGGAGACATCCCTTCTCCAAGGAGGGCTGACGAGGAGATTCTCCAACCGGAGCCGACATCCACCACCACGGTAGCCGCCACAGG AAAACGTCCATCTCCGCCCGGGGACGCTGCTGCACCTGAGAGGCTCGAAGCTCTGAAATACCAGCGGATAAAGAAGCCCAAAAAGTCATCCAAGGGCTCCTCGAAATCCAGAAAACAACTCA